One window of Helicoverpa zea isolate HzStark_Cry1AcR chromosome 12, ilHelZeax1.1, whole genome shotgun sequence genomic DNA carries:
- the LOC124635232 gene encoding ATPase family AAA domain-containing protein 5 translates to MTTLLATELFTVDDETNPLICSKNRRRRHILKSKENTYNHKCTKVLKRKLRKYKLRQDGEEDQDVLDVSKILISSLVIKSPNSGKEPFIIEGEFEELKPKNYLFKMVRKKEAVKISDNIKNSNTEVDIQDVTVSIPSAVTGQEKKQTNAFKLLMDSRNKSLGTNSPGKEKSSENSDNEEALERKNIKAKRNLLLQKMAEAKGSIRNKEIEEYQDNIIRKQLEKRAEKLKSMILKDNKEKETEKSKATVSKDSIDPKKHKDKVEFTNNNNRKKQAKTLTNVDIFNTIEDPIHVSPVKKFISKEDQEFLKKLSPSLKKKESMLCYFKKVDRDSDVSPTSTENENIIKVKLQTRNKKRGKKKKLSLIKEPLDSGDTVNIIEENSPDKASTIVQEEEMSKANGLSYENEEVDVENIHIPEAVLVEEVTTCDDVLVEANLGKKDRQKRKRTVKLDAKQMNESEDTILNNDSRPKRSVKRPIKYVDDMCLSSSDEDLHIFTPKKKKHINGTINDKKPLNTKSNQTSDEPVKSKSQKKEEKVVKETVISKKPAKLAPIFTPKQTDPAALEAKQKFLQSGVPEKLKKIIQQQKINSIPDTSFPVVVHVRQYNNLEENKIPVNIPLINVTDETCSLSYEENAFRKLLCLNQPVHSYCLDANQKRSTQKTLQIIKQLHPKFPVYRTYRYLRGKARGEIKDCIQNFVDVDNSIEIIGDVVDVTNDSPDRLNWTDKYKAMSTSQIIGNFETVKELRKWLILWTENNVKFKAKSKPGSDSSDYYQSDTDSRESMKSMNNLLILTGPTGCGKTASIYAVASDLSMKVIEVNSSSKRTGKIMLQDLQEATQSHKVNRGTGNMENSQKSQEKSQPDFKIKIKKRGRPKKSIEEKTKKELGKTEVLSSTSSGQSYSQESSRTDSSLILIDDADIVFDQDDGFSSAIVQLVQCSKRPVILITSSLVCPHLQRFLQNGKILKMYPLLPRMLGTWLDIMCLADSGTCWPGAGAKFLNYFKGDIRKTINYLQFYITSYLNGAASEDETASQNVDLYKANIDEENSCMSWADNDDSERRTGTLVDPTVNLETNTIWNDFTEKHTNFTYPAQIFSIWWSMPHLLATENKSEDSPPSRKNVSLELEAMANAADAFSLADYISHINPDSDTNIASDPWCFPEGHSVSERENLDSYHNEYEVTNEICQTMVTSSIVAAQDVLGCDRNTNIHFPGMNLHRQRDRVVSRHSSVTMYLNASAVLDRRALALDYWPSCRTICRLEKNKNDTNMKRNNRFCHYLKSLSILCKSDTFDNLCDSLCSNEGTKLNINNFNE, encoded by the exons ATGACAACTTTGTTAGCGACTGAGCTCTTCACAGTGGACGACGAAACCAATCCTTTAATTTGTAGCAAGAATCGTAGACGTCGACATATTCTTAAGTCCaaggaaaatacatacaatCACAAATGCACCAAAGTACTCAAAAGGAAGTTAAGGAAGTATAAACTTAGACAGGATGGAGAGGAGGATCAAGATGTGCTAGATGTCTCTAAAATCCTCATTTCATCGCTTGTTATTAAGTCTCCAAACAGTGGGAAGGAGCCTTTTATAATCGAAGGCGAATTTGAAGAATTGAAACCAAAAAACTATCTCTTTAAAATGGTAAGAAAAAAGGAAGCTGTTAAAATAAGTGACAACATTAAGAATTCCAATACAGAAGTGGATATTCAAGATGTGACTGTTAGTATTCCTTCAGCTGTCACAGGCCAAGAAAAAAAACAGACTAATGCATTCAAGCTGTTAATGGACTCTAGAAATAAAAGTCTTGGGACCAATTCTCCTGGTAAAGAAAAAAGCAGTGAAAATTCAGATAATGAAGAAGCacttgaaagaaaaaatattaaagctaAAAGAAACTTGTTATTGCAAAAAATGGCTGAAGCCAAAGGGTCCATACGAAACAAAGAAATAGAAGAATATCAAGACAATATAATAAGAAAGCAATTGGAGAAGAGAGCAGAGAAATTGAAAAGTATGATTTTAAAGGacaataaagaaaaagaaactgaAAAGTCAAAGGCAACTGTTTCGAAGGATAGTATTGACCCAAAGAAACATAAAGACAAGGTAGAATTTACcaacaataataatagaaaaaaacaagCTAAGACATTAACAAATGTGGATATCTTTAACACAATTGAAGACCCTATTCATGTAAGTCCAGTAAAAAAGTTCATATCTAAAGAAGATCAAGAATTTCTGAAGAAATTGTCCCCATCTTTAAAGAAAAAGGAAAGTAtgctttgttattttaaaaaagtgGACAGGGATTCTGATGTATCACCTACAAgtactgaaaatgaaaatattataaaggtaaagttacaaacaagaaacaaaaagagAGGAAAGAAGAAAAAGCTGAGTTTGATAAAAGAGCCTTTGGATTCTGGTGATACAGTCAACATTATAGAAGAAAATAGTCCAGATAAAGCGAGCACCATAGTTCAGGAAGAGGAAATGAGCAAAGCAAATGGGCTTAGCTATGAAAATGAAGAGGTGGATGTAGAGAATATTCATATTCCCGAAGCAGTATTGGTTGAAGAGGTCACAACGTGTGATGATGTTCTGGTTGAAGCTAATTTGGGCAAGAAAGACCGACAAAAGCGGAAAAGAACTGTTAAACTTGATGctaaacaaatgaatgaatcTGAAGATACTATACTTAATAATGACAGCAGACCCAAGAGGTCTGTGAAAAGAccaataaaatatgtagatgaCATGTGTCTATCAAGTTCTGATGAAGATTTACATATTTTCACACCCAAAAAGAAGAAACACATTAATGGTACAATCAATGACAAAAAACCTCTGAATACAAAATCTAATCAAACTTCTGATGAACCTGTGAAAAGTAAGAGCCAGAAAAAAGAAGAGAAGGTTGTCAAGGAAACAGTTATATCTAAGAAACCTGCAAAACTAGCTCCCATATTTACACCTAAACAAACTGATCCTGCTGCTCTAGAAGCTAAGCAAAAATTCTTGCAAAGTGGAGTGCcagaaaaattaaagaaaatcattcaacaacaaaaaattaacTCTATTCCAGATACAAGCTTTCCAGTAGTTGTTCATGTCCGCCAATACAACAAtttagaagaaaacaaaattcctGTCAATATTCCTTTAATAAATGTAACTGATGAAACCTGTTCATTGTCTTATGAAGAAAATGCTTTTCGAAAATTGTTATGTCTCAATCAGCCAGTTCATTCTTATTGCTTAGATGCTAATCAGAAGAGAAGTACACAAAAAACTTTACagataataaaacaattgcatccAAAGTTTCCAGTTTACAGAACATATCGTTATTTGAGAGGAAAAGCAAGGGGAGAAATTAAAGACTGTATTCAGAATTTTGTAGATGTAGATAACAGTATTGAAATAATAGGTGATGTGGTTGACGTTACCAATGATAGCCCAGACAGACTAAACTGGACTGACAAATACAAGGCTATGTCAACAAGTCAAATCATAGGTAATTTTGAAACTGTAAAGGAATTAAGGAAATGGTTGATATTGTGGACTGAGAATAATGTTAAATTCAAGGCAAAATCAAAACCTGGGTCAGATTCTTCTGACTATTATCAATCTGACACCGACAGTCGAGAAAGTATGAAGTCAATGAACAACCTCCTAATATTGACTGGTCCTACAGGTTGTGGTAAAACTGCTAGTATCTATGCGGTTGCATCAGATTTATCTATGAAAGTCATTGAAGTTAATTCAAGTAGTAAAAGAACAGGCAAAATAATGTTGCAAGACTTGCAAGAAGCTACACAGTCACACAAAGTAAATAGAGGAACTGGAAACATGGAAAACAGTCAGAAGTCACAAGAAAAAAGTCAacctgattttaaaataaaaattaaaaaaagaggaagaccaaaaaagTCCATAGAGGAGAAAACTAAAAAAGAATTAGGAAAAACCGAAGTCTTAAGCAGTACATCAAGTGGACAGTCATACAGCCAAGAGAGTAGTAGAACAGACTCATCTCTTATTCTGATTGATGACGCAGACATTGTGTTTGATCAGGATGATGGATTTTCCTCTGCTATTGTGCAGTTGGTCCAGTGTTCTAAACGGCCAGTCATATTAATCACATCATCTTTAGTGTGTCCTCATTTACAGAGATTTTTGCAAAATGGAAAAATATTGAAGATGTATCCACTTCTACCTCGGATGCTTGGTACTTGGCTGGATATAATGTGTCTGGCAGATAGTGGGACATGCTGGCCAGGTGCTGGAGCCAAATTCCTTAATTACTTTAAAGGAGACATTAGaaaaactattaattatttacagttCTATATTACTAGTTATTTAAACGGTGCAGCATCAGAAGACGAAACAGCATCCCAAAATGTAGATTTATACAAGGCCAATATAGATGAGGAAAATTCTTGCATGTCATGGGCAGATAATGATGATTCAGAAAGAAGAACTGGTACATTAGTAGACCCAACTGTGAATTTGGAAACAAATACAATTTGGAATGATTTTACagaaaaacatacaaactttactTATCCTGCACAGATATTTAGTATTTGGTGGAGTATGCCTCATCTTTTGGCTACAGAAAATAAATCTGAGGACTCTCCACCAAGTAGGAAGAATGTTAGTCTGGAACTTGAAGCAATGGCTAATGCAGCAGATGCTTTTTCTTTAGCAGATTACATCAGTCACATCAATCCAGATTCCGATACGAATATTGCATCAGATCCTTGGTGTTTCCCTGAAGGGCATAGTGTTTCAGAGAGAGAGAACTTAGACTCTTATCATAATGAATATGAAGTAACTAATGAGATTTGTCAAACAATGGTCACCAGTTCCATTGTGGCAGCTCAAGATGTTTTGGGGTGTGATAGGAACACAAACATACATTTCCCAGGAATGAATTTACACag ACAACGAGACAGGGTCGTATCTCGGCACAGCAGTGTGACTATGTATTTGAATGCGTCAGCAGTGCTGGACAGGAGGGCTCTCGCGTTGGACTACTGGCCCTCTTGCCGAACTATATGTAGGCTAGAAAAGAACAAAAATGATACCAACATGAAGAGGAACAATCGCTTCTGCCACTATCTCAAATCGCTCAGTATTCTTTGTAAAAGTGATACTTTCGATAACCTCTGTGACAGTTTGTGTTCTAATGAGGGAACTAAATTgaacattaataattttaatgaatga